In Yamadazyma tenuis chromosome 7, complete sequence, the sequence CTCGAAATCAAGTTCCCGTCTACCTGAATCCAAGTCCATCTCGTGCAACCTCACCACAGCGTTGAGCTTTCTCGAATACAACTTGTGCCCCACGAAAAATACCAACACCACAACCGCCCCCAAGTAGTTCTGGAAAAACACCTTGGCATTGGGGGCTCTGCCCACCGGGTACAACGATATCCAGAATTGAAGCACAAGAATCACTACCAGTGTCACCAATCCCACGATTGCCCCACCGACCCCAGTATTGGCCAAATACGGCAACTCGTCCAACCCTCGTCCCTGGGCCTTCATGCCCATTCGGAACCGAAGATGCACTAGTGACACGCTTGCCCAGGTGAAAAGTGTCGATAACCCCAGCAACGCCATCAACCAGGCAAATACCACTTCTTGGTCGGGTGTCGCCGATACGAACGCCAACAACCCCACCACTGCTGCCACAAGAATCCCCATCAACGGCCGACCCGCTCTGTCAACATACATGAAGATTCTAGGAGCCAATCCCTGTTGTGCCAATGATAAAATGGTGCGTGAAAACCCATAAACAGCCGAGTTGCCTATGGCCAATAAGGctatcaacaccaccacgtTGAAGATCGACGGTAACACCTTGATCCCGGCCGAGTTGATGGCGATGACAAACGGAGATGCCAGAGCGTCGGAGGAAGACGATCCTACGAGCTGATCCGAGTTCCATGGCACCAAAAACCCCACCAACGTCAAGGTCACCATATAGAACACAACGATTCTATAAAATACAAGCTTTATGGCGTGGGGGAGCTCTGTCCGGGGGTTTCCCTTGGACTCGCTGGCGGTGAGCCCAATGAGCTCGGTTCCTGCGAGTGAATACACAGCCGTAATCAACACACTGATGGTGCCCTTGGCTCCGTTGGCAAACGGGCCCGGGTGGTGCCAGTACCTGGCCCCGATGAACCCGGCGTCGGTGCCGCCACAGATGATCACAATGGCGAGAATATTGAAGCCAACAATTGCCAACAACTTAATTACAGCGGACACAAACTCGGCCTCTCCAAAGCCCTTGTTGCCACAAAGGTTTAATAAGATGATAAGCACGTAAAACACCGCCACCCACACCACCGGGTTGATGGCTGAAGGCCAGAACTTGATGGTCATGGCAGAGGCCACGAGTTCAAGTGGGAGCACAACCACCCAGAAAAGTGCATAATTCCACCCCACCGCAAACCCCCATGATGGGTCGACGAACCGTGACGAGTACGCGGCAAATGATCCACTGATGGGCAAAACTGCCACCATCTCCGCCAAGCTCTGCATCACACAGTATAAATACACTGACACAATGGCCCAGCCGATAAGAACTCCTCCAGCACCTCCCAC encodes:
- a CDS encoding uncharacterized protein (COG:E; EggNog:ENOG503NUN0) → MKKTSFESLDFDASNTIINTLTSTDPTPVSTWHNLKNSFKRQPGNPELNQTLKKRQLRMISLASCIGSGLFIGGGSALKVGGAGGVLIGWAIVSVYLYCVMQSLAEMVAVLPISGSFAAYSSRFVDPSWGFAVGWNYALFWVVVLPLELVASAMTIKFWPSAINPVVWVAVFYVLIILLNLCGNKGFGEAEFVSAVIKLLAIVGFNILAIVIICGGTDAGFIGARYWHHPGPFANGAKGTISVLITAVYSLAGTELIGLTASESKGNPRTELPHAIKLVFYRIVVFYMVTLTLVGFLVPWNSDQLVGSSSSDASASPFVIAINSAGIKVLPSIFNVVVLIALLAIGNSAVYGFSRTILSLAQQGLAPRIFMYVDRAGRPLMGILVAAVVGLLAFVSATPDQEVVFAWLMALSGLSTLFTWASVSLVHLRFRMGMKAQGRGLDELPYLANTGVGGAIVGLVTSVVILVLQFWISLYPVGRAPNAKVFFQNYLGAVVVLVFFVGHKLYSRKLNAVVRLHEMDLDSGRRELDFELMRQVIETEKEELRMSSWYRRMWRVLF